A region from the Fundulus heteroclitus isolate FHET01 chromosome 22, MU-UCD_Fhet_4.1, whole genome shotgun sequence genome encodes:
- the ncoa4 gene encoding nuclear receptor coactivator 4 isoform X2: MSPAVSGLKLVQQAQDQLDLAVGSVLKAEQQLRDNAREVRSELQSCVSRQQEALRCREVWLLGQIELLEQLKTETLQHQLHQLHRLRGQFDVIACQLQSATSSNDLNNQLTSCMEKLSSLSLTPEETPEMGFHADTRSLRQAITSFGSITAQVEVSSLSSAPQGAQVQSCPPAANQQKLEVAALGDWLLGSRPANSSPLIGYQSSKNPQDWLLKHKENKTPGPVLASMDFLKAWGQLRDLEAWLLQDQNQNQVSRERAASSCSSSFSIEKIDESEFQASSEEEEEELSDWLITPSAVAVAMSDGERWRRVIRPFQEDWTSGEWLASRPASDCSSCCQSSKALEIENLGQLKCLKTPPASGPASPAGPAPPAALEAWLQQVAPLSKACRANETCSAYADCVCEENCGKEALSRWLLQQEGRDKNGVPVSKNAPPTAFHREQEQKVQAILEAWLHPSTSCRGGAEDLRRTLTWPPQAPPTSPFQRPLDPELWVLPETKGVARPAEEDGADKWLLKKRSQAQERLGLPAVCELFSCMKVGGDKDQWLHRAAVQM, translated from the exons ATGTCTCCGGCGGTGAGCGGCCTGAAGCTGGTCCAGCAGGCCCAGGACCAACTGGACCTGGCCGTCGGCTCGGTTCTGAAGGCCGAGCAGCAGCTGAGGGACAACGCCAGAGAG GTGCGCtcggagctgcagagctgcgtGAGCCgccagcaggaggcgctgcGCTGCAGGGAGGTGTGGCTGCTGGGGCAGATCGAGCTGCTGGAGCAGCTGAAGACGGAGACGCTGCAGCACCAGCTGCACCAGCTGCACCGG CTCAGAGGCCAGTTTGACGTCATCGCCTGCCAGCTGCAGAGCGCCACCAGCAGCAACGACCTCAACAACCAGCTGACCAGCTGCATGGAGAA GTTGTCCTCTCTGAGCCTCACACCTGAGGAAACACCTGAGATGGGCTTCCATGCCGACACGCGCTCTCTGAGGCAGGCCATCACCTCCTTTGGCAGCATCACTGCTCAG GTGGAGGTGTCGTCTCTGAGCTCCGCCCCTCAGGGAGCCCAGGTGCAAAGCTGTccccctgcagccaatcagcag AAGCTGGAGGTGGCGGCTCTGGGTGATTGGCTGCTGGGAAGCCGGCCAGCCAATAGCAGCCCTCTGATTGGTTATCAGTCCAGTAAGAACCCTCAGGATTGGCTGCTGAAGCACAAGGAGAACAAG ACCCCCGGTCCAGTCCTGGCCTCCATGGACTTCCTGAAGGCGTGGGGTCAGCTGCGGGACCTGGAGGCGTGGCTCctgcaggaccagaaccagaaccaggtgagCAGGGAGCGGGCcgccagcagctgcagctcctccttctCCATCGAGAAGATCGACGAGTCAGAGTTCCAGGCTTcctctgaggaggaggaggaggagctgagcgACTGGCTCATCACCCCGTCCGCCGTCGCCGTGGCGATGTCGGACGGCGAGCGCTGGCGCCGCGTGATCCGGCCCTTCCAGGAGGACTGGACCTCCGGCGAGTGGCTGGCGAGCCGCCCGGCCTCCgactgctcctcctgctgccagaGCAGCAAAGCCCTGGAGATCGAGAACCTGGGCCAGCTCAAGTGCCTGAAGACCCCGCCCGCCTCCGGCCCCGCCTCCCCCGCCGGCCCCGCCCCGCCCGCCGCCCTGGAGGCGTGGCTGCAGCAGGTGGCGCCGCTCAGCAAGGCGTGCAGGGCCAACGAGACGTGCTCCGCCTACGCCGACTGCGTCTGCGAGGAGAACTGTGGGAAGGAGGCGCTGAGCCGCTggctgctgcagcaggaggGCCGCGACAAGAACGGCGTACCTGTGAGCAAGAACGCTCCGCCCACGGCGTTCCACAGGGAGCAGGAGCAGAAG GTTCAGGCCATCCTGGAGGCCTGGCTCCACCCCAGCACCTCCTGCCGAGGAGGAGCCGAGGACCTGAGGAGGACGCTCACCTGGCCGCCCCAGGCTCCGCCCACGTCTCCCTTCCAGCGCCCCCTCGACCCGGAGCTCTGGGTGCTGCCAGAGACGAAGGGCGTGGCCCGTCCGGCCGAGGAGGACGGGGCCGACAAGTGGCTGCTGAAGAAGAGGAGCCAGGCCCAG GAGCGTCTGGGTCTTCCTGCCGTCTGCGAGCTGTTCTCCTGCATGAAGGTTGGTGGAGACAAAGACCAATGGCTGCACAGAGCGGCAGTCCAG ATGTGA
- the ncoa4 gene encoding nuclear receptor coactivator 4 isoform X1, producing MTSRSKLQSKATRMSPAVSGLKLVQQAQDQLDLAVGSVLKAEQQLRDNAREVRSELQSCVSRQQEALRCREVWLLGQIELLEQLKTETLQHQLHQLHRLRGQFDVIACQLQSATSSNDLNNQLTSCMEKLSSLSLTPEETPEMGFHADTRSLRQAITSFGSITAQVEVSSLSSAPQGAQVQSCPPAANQQKLEVAALGDWLLGSRPANSSPLIGYQSSKNPQDWLLKHKENKTPGPVLASMDFLKAWGQLRDLEAWLLQDQNQNQVSRERAASSCSSSFSIEKIDESEFQASSEEEEEELSDWLITPSAVAVAMSDGERWRRVIRPFQEDWTSGEWLASRPASDCSSCCQSSKALEIENLGQLKCLKTPPASGPASPAGPAPPAALEAWLQQVAPLSKACRANETCSAYADCVCEENCGKEALSRWLLQQEGRDKNGVPVSKNAPPTAFHREQEQKVQAILEAWLHPSTSCRGGAEDLRRTLTWPPQAPPTSPFQRPLDPELWVLPETKGVARPAEEDGADKWLLKKRSQAQERLGLPAVCELFSCMKVGGDKDQWLHRAAVQM from the exons ATGACGTCCAGGTCCAAACTGCAGAGCAAAGCCACGCG GATGTCTCCGGCGGTGAGCGGCCTGAAGCTGGTCCAGCAGGCCCAGGACCAACTGGACCTGGCCGTCGGCTCGGTTCTGAAGGCCGAGCAGCAGCTGAGGGACAACGCCAGAGAG GTGCGCtcggagctgcagagctgcgtGAGCCgccagcaggaggcgctgcGCTGCAGGGAGGTGTGGCTGCTGGGGCAGATCGAGCTGCTGGAGCAGCTGAAGACGGAGACGCTGCAGCACCAGCTGCACCAGCTGCACCGG CTCAGAGGCCAGTTTGACGTCATCGCCTGCCAGCTGCAGAGCGCCACCAGCAGCAACGACCTCAACAACCAGCTGACCAGCTGCATGGAGAA GTTGTCCTCTCTGAGCCTCACACCTGAGGAAACACCTGAGATGGGCTTCCATGCCGACACGCGCTCTCTGAGGCAGGCCATCACCTCCTTTGGCAGCATCACTGCTCAG GTGGAGGTGTCGTCTCTGAGCTCCGCCCCTCAGGGAGCCCAGGTGCAAAGCTGTccccctgcagccaatcagcag AAGCTGGAGGTGGCGGCTCTGGGTGATTGGCTGCTGGGAAGCCGGCCAGCCAATAGCAGCCCTCTGATTGGTTATCAGTCCAGTAAGAACCCTCAGGATTGGCTGCTGAAGCACAAGGAGAACAAG ACCCCCGGTCCAGTCCTGGCCTCCATGGACTTCCTGAAGGCGTGGGGTCAGCTGCGGGACCTGGAGGCGTGGCTCctgcaggaccagaaccagaaccaggtgagCAGGGAGCGGGCcgccagcagctgcagctcctccttctCCATCGAGAAGATCGACGAGTCAGAGTTCCAGGCTTcctctgaggaggaggaggaggagctgagcgACTGGCTCATCACCCCGTCCGCCGTCGCCGTGGCGATGTCGGACGGCGAGCGCTGGCGCCGCGTGATCCGGCCCTTCCAGGAGGACTGGACCTCCGGCGAGTGGCTGGCGAGCCGCCCGGCCTCCgactgctcctcctgctgccagaGCAGCAAAGCCCTGGAGATCGAGAACCTGGGCCAGCTCAAGTGCCTGAAGACCCCGCCCGCCTCCGGCCCCGCCTCCCCCGCCGGCCCCGCCCCGCCCGCCGCCCTGGAGGCGTGGCTGCAGCAGGTGGCGCCGCTCAGCAAGGCGTGCAGGGCCAACGAGACGTGCTCCGCCTACGCCGACTGCGTCTGCGAGGAGAACTGTGGGAAGGAGGCGCTGAGCCGCTggctgctgcagcaggaggGCCGCGACAAGAACGGCGTACCTGTGAGCAAGAACGCTCCGCCCACGGCGTTCCACAGGGAGCAGGAGCAGAAG GTTCAGGCCATCCTGGAGGCCTGGCTCCACCCCAGCACCTCCTGCCGAGGAGGAGCCGAGGACCTGAGGAGGACGCTCACCTGGCCGCCCCAGGCTCCGCCCACGTCTCCCTTCCAGCGCCCCCTCGACCCGGAGCTCTGGGTGCTGCCAGAGACGAAGGGCGTGGCCCGTCCGGCCGAGGAGGACGGGGCCGACAAGTGGCTGCTGAAGAAGAGGAGCCAGGCCCAG GAGCGTCTGGGTCTTCCTGCCGTCTGCGAGCTGTTCTCCTGCATGAAGGTTGGTGGAGACAAAGACCAATGGCTGCACAGAGCGGCAGTCCAG ATGTGA